Genomic segment of Streptosporangium sp. NBC_01755:
CCTCCGAGCAGGCCATCACCGGGAAGGCCGACGCGCGCAGCGACCTGTACGCGCTCGGCTGCGTGCTGCACGAGCTCCTCGCCGGAAAGCGGGTCTTCGAGTCCGCCCACCCGGCGGCCGAGATGGCCCGCCACTACTCCGAGGCGCCCCCGCCCCTGCGGTCCCGGCGGCCGGACGTGCCCGCCGAGATCGAGGAACTCGTCCTGGCGTTGCTGGCCAAGAACCCCGCCGACCGGCCCGGCGACGCCGCCCAGGTCTACCAGCGGCTGCTGCCGTACATCGTCGCCCTGCCACCGCTGCCGGGCACGACGGCGGTCGCACCGTCGCCGGACCCGGGCCGGATGTACGCGACGGTCGTCGGCCGGATCGCCGAGACCGCCCTGGTCGGCCCGCGAATCCCGGTCCCGCGCACGACTCCCCCACCTCGGCTGTCCAGAGGTGATCTGGTCGCGGCCAGGGAACGGGCGGAGGAACTCGCGGTCGAGGGCCGGCTCAGCCAGGCGATCGAGATCCTCAAGGAGGCCGTGGCCGCCTGCGCGCCGCCCGCCGGGGATCGCCGGCTGCTGATCGCCTTGAAGATGGACCTGGCGAACGCCCGGTTCACCGCCCGCGACTACCCGACGGCCCTGGACGACTTCGAGGAGTTGATCCCCGCGCTCACCGATATGCTCGGGGCCGGGCACCGGGTCGTCCTGGAGTGCCGGTACAACCAGGCACTCAGCTCGGCCGCCCTGGGGTGGAACGAGACGGCGCGAGAGCAGATGACCGGTCTGCTCGGCGACGTCCGTACCTCACTGGACGAGCACGACATCCTCACGCTGGAGCTCCGCCGGGAGATCGGCGAGCTGCTGGCCAGGACGGGCGACCACGAGCGGGCCCGAGCCGATCTTCGCGCCCTGCTCCCCGACCTGACCGCCGTCTTCGGCCCCGACCATCCGGAGACCCGGCATGTCCAGACCCTGCTGGAGAACCTGGACCAACTCGGGCACTGAACCCGCCGCTCGGTACGGTGGACCTCCGGCCGCTCCGCCACCAGCGCGATCTGCTCGTCGATCGCCACCTTGAGACCCACGGTTTCCGTAGAAGGTCTTCGAAGCCGCGATCGAGTCTGCGTTTTTCAAGACGGGCTGGTTGAAAGGGGTGCGGGGCTCTACGACCGGGCGCTCGGGTTGAACACCACCGAGCTGGGGTCGCGTCCGCGCAGGTGGTGTACGAGTGTTTGAGATCGGTACCCGCGTCGCGCCTGGCTGATCGCCGTTGAAAAGCGCGGCGTCGTCCGTGGGGAAAAGCGCAGCGAGGGCGGTGGAGTCGCCCGGGACCGCTCACCGGTAACGCACCGCGCGGAGTCAAAGATCAAAAGCGCAGCGAGGGTCGTGGAGTCGCCCGGGACCGCTCACCGGTAACGCATCGTGCGGGGTGGTGGCGGGCGTTGGGCGGGTGTGGGTTAAGAGGGCGGGCCGGTGGAGCTCCGGGAGGGGATAAAGCGGGTCATGGCGGGCGTGGAGGCGGGGCCGTGGTGGTGACGATCGGGGATTTTCCATGATCTGGGTGAGTTGGCACGCTGGGGGCGTGCGGATTCACCCAGATCAAGGAAAGCGCCACTCCCACCCCCTCGGGTGGGCCGCCTTTCGTGGTGGAAGGCCCGATTCATCCCCGCACCCGGCCGGGGGCGACCCGTGACCGGACGCCCCGCGGACCTTCGTACCCCGCACGGCGAGAGCGCCGCGCGAGGCGGCGGCGAGCAGCGGCGAGGAGCGGCCCCGGATCCTTCCGCACCGCGGCGGACCCGTACCGATGAGCGGTCTGGGGCCACTCCACGGTCCTCGGCGCGCTTTTGACCTTCGACCCCGCACGACGCGACACCGACGAGCGGCCCTGAACCACTCCACCCCCCTCGCCGCGCTTTTCACCACGGACGACGCCGCGCTTTTCCACCGTGACCGGCTTACCGGATTCGGATGCTCGTACACCACATCCGTGGACGCGACCCGAGCTGGAGAACCTGGACCGGCTCAGCCACTGACCCCTCA
This window contains:
- a CDS encoding serine/threonine-protein kinase → MDAGTVVGGRYELVMRLGEGGHGEVWKGFDQSLDRHVAVKFIRAESFPTPGERREAEQRFRREARVTARIRHPGVPVVHDVGDLDGSLYLVMELVEGYRIDHLIDAHDPLPVAWAAAIAAQICAVLTVAHARSLIHRDLKPVNLMLCGDGTVKVLDFGIVAVLDSPNITKITQVGQGVGTYCYMPSEQAITGKADARSDLYALGCVLHELLAGKRVFESAHPAAEMARHYSEAPPPLRSRRPDVPAEIEELVLALLAKNPADRPGDAAQVYQRLLPYIVALPPLPGTTAVAPSPDPGRMYATVVGRIAETALVGPRIPVPRTTPPPRLSRGDLVAARERAEELAVEGRLSQAIEILKEAVAACAPPAGDRRLLIALKMDLANARFTARDYPTALDDFEELIPALTDMLGAGHRVVLECRYNQALSSAALGWNETAREQMTGLLGDVRTSLDEHDILTLELRREIGELLARTGDHERARADLRALLPDLTAVFGPDHPETRHVQTLLENLDQLGH